In Rhizobium gallicum bv. gallicum R602sp, the following proteins share a genomic window:
- a CDS encoding ATP-grasp domain-containing protein, giving the protein MSALGVLKHRGCGRIAICGPCPRSRLDRNKHSSVWKSRRRFRRLKGYGMTSAAIKILVSSAGRRVALIDCFRRAAKEIGISLTVVACDLDPRMSPACRCADTSYAVPACDDPGFVSALQEIVSREKIDLIVPTIDPELPALAGAMDDFAALGCRVHVSQPAVVDIVRDKLETMTVLEAAGVPVPRTIALEQFAATSEWSWPVFVKPRSGSASRAISVAGSRDELPAKVTEPMIVQENLTGAEYTVNGFVDVRGRLQTAITHRRVRVRAGEVEKGITERQPRHSRIAHDIVAALPGLRGAFCFQIMDDGAVGPKVIEINARFGGGYPLADHAGAHFAKWLLEEVSGLPASCHDNWHSGVLMLRYDEAIFVDGEDV; this is encoded by the coding sequence ATGTCAGCGCTTGGCGTCCTCAAACATCGCGGCTGCGGACGCATAGCCATTTGCGGTCCGTGTCCTCGCTCAAGGCTTGATCGCAATAAGCATAGTTCAGTCTGGAAAAGCCGTCGCCGCTTCAGACGCCTAAAGGGATACGGGATGACGTCAGCAGCGATCAAGATCCTCGTTTCATCCGCCGGTCGACGGGTCGCTCTCATCGACTGCTTTCGCAGGGCGGCGAAAGAGATCGGCATATCCCTGACGGTGGTGGCATGTGATCTCGATCCAAGAATGAGCCCGGCCTGCCGATGCGCCGATACGAGCTATGCTGTCCCAGCCTGTGACGATCCGGGCTTCGTTTCAGCGCTGCAAGAAATTGTATCGCGTGAAAAAATCGATCTGATCGTTCCAACGATCGATCCCGAACTCCCGGCTCTCGCAGGGGCGATGGACGATTTTGCGGCACTTGGCTGTCGCGTTCATGTCAGCCAACCGGCGGTGGTCGACATCGTTCGCGACAAGCTTGAAACGATGACTGTGCTTGAGGCGGCGGGAGTCCCCGTCCCGCGCACCATCGCACTTGAGCAGTTCGCCGCGACCAGCGAATGGTCTTGGCCGGTATTTGTAAAGCCGCGGTCTGGAAGCGCCAGCCGCGCGATCAGCGTCGCCGGTTCGAGAGATGAGCTGCCCGCCAAGGTCACCGAACCGATGATTGTGCAAGAAAATCTGACCGGCGCGGAATACACGGTCAACGGCTTTGTCGACGTGCGCGGCAGACTACAGACAGCCATTACACATCGTCGCGTTCGTGTCAGAGCCGGCGAGGTCGAAAAAGGCATCACCGAGCGCCAGCCGCGACATTCCCGCATCGCGCATGATATCGTCGCTGCGCTGCCGGGCCTCAGGGGTGCGTTCTGCTTTCAGATTATGGACGACGGCGCTGTCGGCCCCAAAGTGATCGAGATCAACGCACGGTTCGGAGGAGGCTATCCTCTGGCTGATCATGCGGGCGCGCATTTTGCAAAATGGCTGCTCGAGGAAGTCTCGGGCTTACCTGCAAGCTGTCATGACAACTGGCATTCGGGCGTGTTGATGCTGCGTTACGACGAAGCGATCTTCGTGGATGGTGAAGATG